Below is a genomic region from Kribbella qitaiheensis.
CCCGACGCTTACGTCCGAAGAAGTGGGGGGCGCGTCCCTCCGGTTCTTCGGACGTTAGCGATGAGGTAAGGATCACCGTTGCGGTGAGGCCGCCTGCCGGGTGGGCAGTAGGTGGCTCACCGCGGTTCGGCGGGTGGGTTGGGAGCCGTGGCCAAGCTGCGCTGGGACCAGGCGACGTCGTGCCAGGCGCCGAGTTTCCAGCCGATGTTCCGGTAGGTGCCGATCGGCTCGAACCCCAGCGCCGCGTGCAACCCCACGCTCGCGTCGTTCGGCAGCGTCATTCCCGCGACCGCGGTCCGGTAGCCGCGCTCGGTGAGCCGCTCGAACAGCGCCTCGTACAAGGCCCGCCCGCCACCCGTACGCCGACGGCCCAGCTCCAGGTAGATGCTCACCTCACAGGACCATCGGTACGCCGCGCGCGGCT
It encodes:
- a CDS encoding GNAT family N-acetyltransferase translates to MQNTLLIRDATELDAETCAAIYAPYVTGTAITFELEPPTAAEMVERIARAQETHAWLVLECDGRVIGYAYGTPMKPRAAYRWSCEVSIYLELGRRRTGGGRALYEALFERLTERGYRTAVAGMTLPNDASVGLHAALGFEPIGTYRNIGWKLGAWHDVAWSQRSLATAPNPPAEPR